The nucleotide window ACGGCACCGTCCCGGCCTGGTGACGCGCCGCCCGCCGACCGGACAGCAACGGGCGCGACCGGCGACCAGCAGCCCTCCGGCTGCACACCCGGCGACCCACAGCCCACCTCGCACCGCCCGGACGACGACGGGCGCACCCGCCGACCTACAGCCCGCCGGCCACCCGCAGCACGGCGCCGGTGCAGTAGCTCGCCTCGGGCCCGAGCAGCCACGCGATGGCGGGGGCGATCTCGTCGGGCTCCCCCGCCCGCCCCATCGGCACGCGAGCGACGACCCGGTCCAGCCGCCCGGCGTCCCCGGCCCCGGCGTGGATGCCGGTGCGCACCAGCCCGGGCGCGACCGCGTTGACCCGCACGCCGTCGTCCGCGAGCTCCTTGGCCAGGCCCGTGGTCAGCGCGTCGACGCCGGCCTTCGCGGCGGCGTAGTGCACGTACTCGTGCGGTGAGCCCAGCGTCGCCGCGCTCGAGGAGACGGTGACGATCGCACCGCCGCCCCCGCCCCGCCGCCGCGACATGACCTGAGCCGCCCGCCGCACGCAGAGGACGACGCCGAGCAGGTTGACGTCGAGCACCTGCCGGACCACCTCGACCGGGGTGTCGGCGAGGTCGCCCAGGTGTGCGGTGAGCCCGGCGTTGGCCACCAGCCCGGTGAGCGGGCCGAGCCCGGCCGCCACGTCGAACAGCGCGTCGACGTCGTCGGGGTCGGCGACGTCGGCCCGGACGGCGACCGCCCGCGCCCCGAGCGCCTCCGCGGCCGACACCACGGCCCGGGCCTCGGCTGCACTGCTCCGGTAGCCGACGACGACGTCGTGGCCCAGGCCGGCGAGGTGCACGACGGTGGCCGCACCGATCCCCCGGCTGCCGCCGGTGACGAGGGTGAGCGGGCGCGCGGAGGAGGACACGGCCGGTGAGTCTGCCGGGAACGTCGGACCCGCCCGGCACACTCCTGCCCGTGGACCACCCCTCCGACGCCGTCGTCCGCCGGCTGCACCCGCTGCTGGTCGAGGTGCGCGACGCCCTCCTCCGCGGGCTCACCGTCAGCCGGGCCATCCACGCCGAGCACGGCTGGCTGCCCTCCGCCGACCGCCACCTCGACCACCAGCTGGTCCGGCGCGAGGCGATGGAGCAGCTGCGCCCCTACGCCGAGCACGACGACGACCCGTTCGGCACCCAGCTGGAGCTGCTGGAACCCGGCAACGACAACCTCGGCCTGCCGATGAGCGGGCTGATCCTCCGCACGCCCACCGAGGTGCTGCGGGTCTGGCACTCCGAGGACGGCGAGCTGCCCGCCGCCGACACCCAGGGCCTGCGCGACTACTACGCCCAGCAGCCCACCGCGCAGCTGCACCTGCAGCTGGCCCTGGACGTCGTCCCGGTCGGCCCGCCACGGCGCGACCACCTGGCGCTGCTGTGGGCCGACTCCCGCCGGCCGGGCCGCGACCCGGAGCTGGTGCGCTTCGACCTGGTCCGGCCCCGCGGGTCCAGCGGCCGGCGGGTCGACGTCGACTGGCACCTGGGCCTGCTGGACCGGCTCGGGCGCACCGCGGCGTGACCGGTTCCACGGGCACCGGTGACCCCGGAGGAGACGCCGGAGGTGGCCCCCGCCACAATGTCCGCGTGCACAGAGGCAG belongs to Modestobacter sp. L9-4 and includes:
- a CDS encoding SDR family oxidoreductase, with translation MSSSARPLTLVTGGSRGIGAATVVHLAGLGHDVVVGYRSSAAEARAVVSAAEALGARAVAVRADVADPDDVDALFDVAAGLGPLTGLVANAGLTAHLGDLADTPVEVVRQVLDVNLLGVVLCVRRAAQVMSRRRGGGGGAIVTVSSSAATLGSPHEYVHYAAAKAGVDALTTGLAKELADDGVRVNAVAPGLVRTGIHAGAGDAGRLDRVVARVPMGRAGEPDEIAPAIAWLLGPEASYCTGAVLRVAGGL